A DNA window from Fodinibius sp. Rm-B-1B1-1 contains the following coding sequences:
- a CDS encoding LytR C-terminal domain-containing protein → MTSKNSDTNSFALNASIGFLSLLLTLLIFGLFTRVVYPRIENQRATENPELISNIIQLEVLNGCGVPGLANEFTSVLRKNGFDVVETGNFKNFDMENTVVIARTFDAENAKRVADALGIAEKHVFIEASEDFYLDATVVIGSDYESLKFN, encoded by the coding sequence ATGACATCTAAGAATAGCGATACGAATTCTTTTGCTCTAAATGCTTCTATTGGTTTTCTAAGCCTATTATTAACACTCCTCATTTTTGGACTTTTTACACGTGTTGTCTATCCACGAATCGAGAATCAACGGGCCACAGAAAACCCAGAACTCATTAGTAATATTATCCAGCTTGAAGTTCTTAACGGATGTGGGGTTCCGGGCCTTGCCAATGAATTCACGTCTGTCCTACGAAAAAATGGATTTGACGTTGTTGAAACCGGCAACTTCAAAAATTTTGACATGGAGAATACTGTTGTTATTGCCCGTACCTTTGATGCTGAAAACGCTAAACGGGTAGCAGATGCGCTCGGAATAGCTGAAAAACATGTATTTATTGAAGCCTCAGAAGATTTTTACCTTGATGCAACAGTCGTTATCGGCTCTGATTATGAATCTCTAAAATTTAATTAA